A window of Colletes latitarsis isolate SP2378_abdomen chromosome 11, iyColLati1, whole genome shotgun sequence genomic DNA:
GTATAAAAGAGTATCAGAGCTAAAAAACTGTTATAATATAGGTTTAGATAAATAGTTATAATAGAATCTTGAAATAGTTATGAACAACTTGTCTGAATAACTGTTATAAGAACCTtgctaatattaataaaaacgaaATATGTTTATTTGTATGTTCTGTATATCATcttgttttaatttttttttgcaattttccttAAAATAAAATGTCTAAACTATATGAATTAGCATAAGTAATTCATTTTATCACCTCAGTTCATGGAAGCATATATCATGGTGATATTCTATTATTGCGACTAAATATATAAAAGACAAGAAAatgtttaataattaaatattataaaataataaagcgaacaaaatttcagataaaagattaaattttaatttttccatacttcaaattgCATAAACAAATCtttatttcaatgaaaatttGTTAAGTTTAAAAATACTCATTCTACATACGATATAATTTTTGCTTATATTAATCCTCCCTCCCGTTTAAATTGTGAGATAGGGTGACTGTTTATCAAAGAATATATCTGTCTAAAATACGTCGTTAATTTTAaacatcgatatatatataaaattgatCGGATCTAGTCCATGTAACCTtttcaaaaatttgtaaataagtaTAATTTCTGACTGTGTCgaggaaatttaaaaattgttgtttCGATGCAACTCGAAGCCATCACTACCGTCAGGAGTCTGGCGAAAAAGGGGTAGTAAAAACGAATCGAAAGAAGGAAAACGGTCGCGGATGTTGCGAGGAAAAGGATAGCCTATATTTACGTCATCGCTTGGCTTAGATGCTGTATCACGCTCCTTTCGAGGGATGTGGACTCCGATTCTTCTCGATTCGTTCAAGCAAAATGTTTTCTAACCGTACTTACACTTACATGTTTATAATCATTCCTGAGATAAGAATAGTAACGAATCTTTAATCACTTCTGTTAAGAATATTGAGTTAACCACTTGTAAAATCTAAATATCTATAGAGATTAtctaaatattatagagaacaTTTGGGAtataataaacaaaatattatatgaaGGTGAGAAGCAGTATAATATAGTGTCTGAATTAAAATCTGCAATTTTTAATGCTTGGGAAAGCTTGGATCAAAATTATATGAAAGACTTGTATAGAAGTTTACGGTCGTAAAAAAGTTTACTTGTAAAAAAGTTTTTCTACAGTTTACTTACGAAATTGCGAAACACAGAGTTACCACCTTTTGATAAATGTACCCTTTCCGGTCTctaaaaacgaaataaaattctttaCCCACATATTTCTATAAAAAAGCAGAACGTTTGGTATAAAACTTGAAACctcgaaaaatttgaccagaAAAAGGGACTGCCTCGGGGAAAACGGGATAAATTGGCCCCCTAATCTAGTATTATTAAATTAACTTTTGATGCCCCGTCAAATATACATAATTTGTACTTACTCGTTGACTGAACGACATctattggaaaataattttatatactgGTACAAACTGAATTGTATGCATGATAAATTACCGGTCGCGTATACGCATAACACGTGTTTCGTGTGAAAGCAGAGAATTTAataatggcgcttatttaccgtgtCTGTACAAATTATTGCCCTTTGTTAAATAGTTTTTATTGCAAACATACAGTTAACATAAGGAGATTTAAGTCAAAAAAGACGAAAAAGTTGAGTGGTAAGTAGGTATTCACAAAATTAAATTCACAAAATAGGAAGCAAAATAACCTCAATCGTAGTATTTTCATCACGTTTTCGTTTCTATTTCTCATGTCTACACTATAACTTAATATCAAAGTGTTCTCACTTATCTTcgacttttattatttcttcGTAATTCTCTTTTGTGTAACTCAATTATTGGTATAAAAACTAATTAATAATTTCCAAAATATTTACATTGAATATCAAATGGTAGCATTGATAATATAATTGTAACATTGCTTTCTTAAATTGTAAGAAAGTAAGATgttaaatttaaacaattgcCCTTAATTCTTATAGATCATATTACTTAAGTATTTTTGCAGTTGTCCTTatcatttaataattttaacctATTATGGAATTCATATAGGTAACAGTAGCCAAAAcggaataaaatatataaagtaCATTTTATAGGTCTCTTATTTGAACATACCATAAGTAATTATAGAGCGAGATCGTTTAATGATGAAATTGAGCATAGACGAAAGCAAGCATCTAGAAGTATTTTagtgcaattacaatcatatcaaGTTGCTAACGAGTTTAAGGATTATTGTAAAAGATAtggaacgatttcaaatatatttcattatGTAACAAAAACTCTTTACGTATGTATATACTTTGAACAATTTTATCTCAGATTTACACGATATACAAGCTACTTAACTAAACATAAGTGCTTTCATTAGACAATTATTTACTATGGTATAATTTGATATTGCTTTCAGCCCAATTTTGTATTAGTGGAATTTGCATCACCCAATTCTATAAAACTTATAAACAATAATGTTGAGTATATGAAAGATGTAGAACATATTCCTTTGGAAACAACAATATTGTGGTTTCATAGTAAAAAAGATGAATATTTAAAACCACAGTCTGAAGTAAATAACTCTAGGGAATTTCCAAAATATTGTCTTTCGTTTCCTACAACTATATTAATTAGGAAACATCTAAAAGCACAAGCACCTGTAATGTATTAACATATTAAATACTATACTATATTTAAGAAGTAGTAAAACTTTTTACTGTTTTAGATTTCTGAACAAATGATTGAGCTTCataatttaatgaagtttactgATATTGAAACAAGGTTGAGATTTTATACTGCCTATCAATTAGAACTTTCTCTCAACAAATTATTTCCAACTATTTCTATTCTACCATTTGGCTCATCCGTGACTGGTTTTGGACAGAAAGGATGTGATCTCGACTTAGTGTGTAAAATTAACAACTTAAATAGAAGTGTAAGTGCAAATTGTAATATGTTTGTGTCATCAAAAGCTGGTTTTAGCAAATTTCTTTTTCAGGAAATTTCATCAAATTTAGTAGTTCATTCAAAACCTTACTCTTTTAGCGAGAGACACGAACAAAAggaatttttatcaatattagCCACAATAATACACAATTTTATTCCTGGTACTGAAAATATACAAAAAATTCTCGAAGCTCGTGTTCCCATAATTAAGTTTTCAAATGTGTATACAAGTATGCAATGCGATCTTTGTGTCACCAATATGTATGTATCGCATGCTGTTGGTCTCCTGTGTACTATAATTACATTTAAACCTACTAATCCTACAGGATTGCAATTCGTATGTCTGAAGTGCTATTTATATATGGAGAAATGGATTGGCGGGTCAAACCACTCGTTTGCACAATCCGTAAATGGGCACAATATAGAAAAATAACAAATCCCACACCAGGACGATGGATAACGAATTTCTCTCTCAcccttttaataatattttatttacagaAGGAAAATATATTGCCTCCCATAAATAAGTTAAGTTATGCAGGTAcatatgaaaataaataattcttttctTCTTTGTCTTAGTAAATCAAtactcatattttttttttagataaacAGATATCGGCTACAAGACAAAATAATTTATCTTCATTTATACCACCGATACACATAAACAGAAAAATAAATACAGAGTCTTTGTCTCCCCTTTTATATGGTTTTTTCGAATATTATGCAACCTTTAAATTTAGTTTATATGGAATATGCATCCAAGAAGGAAAGGTAAAATCGAAAAGAGATAGTGCGCCCCTTTATATTTACAATCCATTTGAACCAACGTTGAATGTTAGCAGAAACGTTAATACGGATacattaaattatataattaccCAATTACAAAATGCATTGTCTATTTTGCAAAAATCGGAAATGAATACTCTTCCGAGTTTATTTGGATTGACTCCaccgataataataaataacatgAAAGTTGCtgaaattaataaaaacaaTGAACTAAATAACAATGAAAACAACATTGAAACTGATACGAATGAACCtaacaaaataaaacaaataataaaataatttgtaaacAAAACAAGCGTGTTATTGTATGTAGCATAGATTGTAAATACAATTGGCTTTTTTTACAATTCATGtgatttgtaaataaaaataattttattccataTACATTTCGTCAAAAGTAAATGTATCTTGCAATAATTACTCTTACTTACTTATTTGCTGTACTGTTTTGAACAGATATGGAAAAAAAGAGAAATAGAAAATTAatgcattaaaataaatatatacagggtgtttggtcacccctgggaaaaattttaatgggggattctagaggccaaaataagacgaaaattaagaataccaatttgttgattgaaacttcgttaaaaagttattaatgtttaaagttccgcctgtaaaacggcaatctgcgaacaactGCGTGCATGCATTAATGTTTATTATCAgcttacagttttgtgaatgagaaccactatcatacatgcgcagctgttcgcaggttaccgttttacaggcggaactttaaacgttaataactttttaacgaagttccaatcaacaaattggtattcttgattttcgtcttattttggcttctagaatctcctattaaaatttgtcttatgtATGCGTTTTATGTGAACCATCAACGTGATTTATGAACTCATTCCATGTGTCTCTCGTTTGCAAATTTtgcttatttttaataaaaaaaggtTATTAACCAGTAAACATAACTTTAAAAAGTTTTTTTAGTGTTATATGTATAGTACAGACACATGCAGAATTTTGGATCTCgaaattttctagaaaaaacatTGGGAAAGTAAATGCCTAGTTAAAAAATGCATCACTTTGAGTTGTTTCGTCCGTAAAAGGTTAAAAGATTTTGTTTTTATCATATGTGGCACAagaataaaagtaatttttgaCACTGTTACTTTGCCACTTCGACAAATTTTGATGATGACTTATAAACTGATTTCATAAATCATTGTcgcttttgaatattttttgacGAATTTatgcattcaataaaacctcaaaaatatgaaataaaccAATAGTGTGCATGCATGCAGAGTGCGTCCGAACAACATGTACAAGTGGGAAATGTTTTAATTCACCTTATGAAAAAATAAGAAGAATataaggaataaaattttttcattttcagctttgttttcgagataatcaAGTTTGAAAATCGGTTTTGTATTTTACGTACTTACGATTAAGGTGCGATTCAACCAAGCAACATATGTTGTCTATAgcatataatatgtatatgcaTAACTTTCGTTACAGGCTCCCGATGCTCAGATCATATCAatgtatcgtccttccacgagaagaaggcacagcatgCCATATCCACGTACTtccaatttttgaaaattattgtTCTGACAAATTAGTGAAAACTGAGGGTTCACGATGGACAG
This region includes:
- the Mtpap gene encoding mitochondrial poly(A) polymerase, whose protein sequence is MALIYRVCTNYCPLLNSFYCKHTVNIRRFKSKKTKKLSGLLFEHTISNYRARSFNDEIEHRRKQASRSILVQLQSYQVANEFKDYCKRYGTISNIFHYVTKTLYPNFVLVEFASPNSIKLINNNVEYMKDVEHIPLETTILWFHSKKDEYLKPQSEVNNSREFPKYCLSFPTTILIRKHLKAQAPISEQMIELHNLMKFTDIETRLRFYTAYQLELSLNKLFPTISILPFGSSVTGFGQKGCDLDLVCKINNLNRSEISSNLVVHSKPYSFSERHEQKEFLSILATIIHNFIPGTENIQKILEARVPIIKFSNVYTSMQCDLCVTNMIAIRMSEVLFIYGEMDWRVKPLVCTIRKWAQYRKITNPTPGRWITNFSLTLLIIFYLQKENILPPINKLSYADKQISATRQNNLSSFIPPIHINRKINTESLSPLLYGFFEYYATFKFSLYGICIQEGKVKSKRDSAPLYIYNPFEPTLNVSRNVNTDTLNYIITQLQNALSILQKSEMNTLPSLFGLTPPIIINNMKVAEINKNNELNNNENNIETDTNEPNKIKQIIK